A single Pan troglodytes isolate AG18354 chromosome X, NHGRI_mPanTro3-v2.0_pri, whole genome shotgun sequence DNA region contains:
- the CPXCR1 gene encoding CPX chromosomal region candidate gene 1 protein: MSSPTKEGSDTAGHAHKNSENEPSNDCSTDIESPSADPNMIYQVETNPINREPGTATSQEDAVPQAAENSELETEIQKDQREEDLKEELLLLQTPIPRKLVSHKPLNDRSRSHSGKVEMKANNFPINHKTRFRLSTSWRVPFINSHEIRSMILHLLCDRYFSQAAGCQNTMWVKRKYIACLYHPNSFTHHERAITFRRPSRVHYYRPLTERMTSGKFCKSTDTKGKCRFHAIVRSVLFVSQIQIESIFNIKGFVDILRYIHTMNVMITNTNNGWKYFCPICGRLFNTYSELRQHSCGSSGN, from the coding sequence ATGAGTTCTCCTACTAAAGAAGGAAGTGATACAGCTGGACATGCTcacaaaaattctgaaaatgagCCTTCTAATGACTGTAGTACAGACATAGAGTCTCCATCTGCTGATCCCAATATGATCTATCAGGTAGAAACCAACCCAATAAACAGGGAGCCAGGCACAGCAACCTCCCAGGAAGATGCTGTTCCTCAAGCAGCAGAAAACAGCGAGCTCGAAACAGAGATCCAAAAAGATCAACGAGAAGAAGATCTAAAAGAAGAGCTTCTTCTACTTCAGACCCCCATTCCCAGAAAATTGGTCTCTCACAAGCCCTTAAATGATAGATCAAGATCCCACTCAGGGAAAGTTGAGATGAAAGCAAACAATTTCCCCATAAATCACAAAACTCGTTTTCGACTTTCAACTTCATGGAGAGTCCCATTTATTAACAGTCATGAGATAAGAAGTATGATTCTCCATCTGCTATGTGATAGATATTTCTCTCAGGCTGCAGGGTGTCAGAATACCATGTGGGTAAAGCGAAAATATATAGCATGTCTTTACCATCCAAATAGTTTCACCCATCACGAGAGAGCCATAACATTTAGAAGGCCTTCGAGGGTGCACTACTACCGTCCCCTCACTGAGAGAATGACATCAGGAAAATTTTGCAAATCAACTGACACTAAAGGGAAATGTAGATTCCATGCTATTGTGAGGTCTGTGCTCTTTGTGTCACAGATACaaattgaaagtatttttaatataaaaggtTTTGTGGATATATTGAGATATATCCATACCATGAATGTTATGATCACAAACACCAATAATGGTTGGAAATACTTTTGTCCCATCTGTGGAAGGCTTTTTAACACTTACTCTGAATTAAGACAACATTCATGCGGCTCTTCTGGGAATTAA